The following are from one region of the Capsicum annuum cultivar UCD-10X-F1 chromosome 1, UCD10Xv1.1, whole genome shotgun sequence genome:
- the LOC107853483 gene encoding pectin acetylesterase 11-like, protein MGSSLAVFCSTHVLGAKDDFYVNITILETATAQGAVCLDGSPPAYHLDRGHGTGLRNWIINLDGGGWCSSIPDCLDRSTYFLGGSDHMGRQGLLDGILHKTSIINPEFYNWNRVRVKYCDGSSFTGDVEQVDPENELYFRGARIFTAIVEDLWSKGMKNAENAILSGTSAGGLPTILNCDKFKCLFPKDARVKCVADAGFFINGNTAVLRTSRMDSNPSHKFYNCAIAKDDGTYSFFKWLDELSPPSSPSTLSPGPETSNFHGLEKFNLLQRLQECEENRYFLMNLFKEAEEKRYHLKVLLHDTQI, encoded by the exons ATGGGTAGCAGTCTAGCAGTATTTTGTTCAACTCATGTTCTCGGGGCCAAGGACGATTTCTATGTCAATATCACAATACTCGAAACCGCAACTGCCCAAGGCGCAG TATGCCTGGATGGAAGTCCACCAGCATATCATCTAGATAGGGGACATGGTACCGGACTTCGCAACTGGATTATCAATTTGGAT GGAGGCGGTTGGTGCAGCAGTATTCCAGATTGCCTTGATCGTTCAACTTACTTCTTAGGTGGTTCCGATCATATGGGTCGACAGGGTCTTCTTGACGGGATACTTCATAAAACTTCCATAATAAATCCAG AGTTTTACAATTGGAACAGGGTGAGAGTGAAGTATTGTGATGGTTCTTCTTTCACCGGTGATGTTGAACAAGTTGACCCC GAGAACGAGCTGTATTTTAGAGGGGCAAGAATATTTACGGCTATTGTGGAAGATCTATGGAGCAAAGGAATGAAAAATGCTGAAAAT GCAATTCTATCAGGAACATCAGCAGGAGGATTGCCAACAATCTTGAATTGCGACAAGTTCAAATGCCTCTTTCCAAAGGATGCCAGAGTAAAGTGTGTTGCAGATGCTGGCTTCTTCATCAATGG GAATACGGCTGTCTTGAGGACATCACGCATGGACTCAAATCCAAGTCACAAATTTTATAACTGTGCAATTGCGAAG gATGATGGCACATACTCATTTTTCAAATGGCtcgatgagctatcacctccaagcagtccatcaacgttgagtccgggacccgagacatcaaattttcatggcttagaaaaatttaatctactacaaaggctccaagaatgcgaagaaaatagatattttcttatgaatttattcaaagaagccgaagaaaAAAGGTATCACCTTAaagtattgctacatgacacccaaata